From a single Micromonospora sp. WMMD1102 genomic region:
- a CDS encoding VOC family protein, which translates to MKITSSAVSLNVADVTASSSFLVTHFGFREAMAADGFASLTRDDVGMNVVFLRQGLPTLPADQRDDHARGLILAFVVEDLEGELARLQAEGVTITMPLTVEEWGERAFQVRDPNGVIVQLVDWNGAGQ; encoded by the coding sequence GTGAAGATCACATCCTCCGCCGTCTCGTTGAACGTGGCGGACGTCACCGCCTCCAGCAGTTTCCTCGTCACCCACTTCGGGTTCCGCGAGGCGATGGCCGCCGACGGCTTCGCCTCGCTGACCAGGGACGACGTCGGGATGAACGTCGTGTTCCTCCGGCAGGGCCTGCCGACGCTGCCGGCCGACCAGCGCGACGACCACGCCCGCGGGCTGATCCTGGCCTTCGTCGTCGAGGACCTGGAGGGCGAACTCGCCCGCCTCCAGGCCGAGGGCGTCACCATCACGATGCCGCTCACCGTCGAGGAGTGGGGTGAGCGGGCCTTCCAGGTGCGCGACCCCAACGGCGTCATCGTGCAGTTGGTCGACTGGAACGGCGCCGGGCAGTAG
- the mycP gene encoding type VII secretion-associated serine protease mycosin has product MRADPDARRTRRTAAGAAPGRPAPLPARRTASVLAALLAGLIATAGGPAAASPPHRYAAARCGPAVTDPLAAAPWPLTRLRPDLAWPLSTGVGIRVAVVDSGVSADHPTLAGKVLPGRDLLSDSDGDGRCDENGHGTLIAGIIAGREAVSAGFRFYGVAPGAEIVPVRVLRDQRRSEEADLSGRIAEAIRWAVDEAGADVVNLSLTTPPTRQLQSAVAHALDRRVVVVAAAGNAGESNAQAGQPTFPAAYPGVLAVAGVNAADAHVQTSTSGDFVDVAAPGERIAGPAVAGGGYLFTAEGGTSFAAGYVSGLAALIRAYDPTLSPEQVADRITQTADHPDGLWNSQVGHGVVNPVRAVGALRPAGAAEPGAAVSVPRPAARPGPLGAVSAVSGVVAVIGVALAALLLASVPVVRRGRRRGWRTARK; this is encoded by the coding sequence GTGCGAGCTGACCCGGACGCGCGACGCACCCGACGTACGGCGGCAGGCGCGGCGCCGGGCCGACCGGCACCCCTCCCGGCCCGGCGTACGGCGTCGGTGCTGGCCGCGCTGCTGGCCGGCCTGATCGCCACGGCCGGCGGCCCGGCGGCGGCCAGCCCTCCACACCGGTACGCCGCCGCCCGCTGCGGCCCCGCCGTCACCGACCCGCTCGCCGCCGCGCCCTGGCCGCTGACCCGGCTCCGCCCCGATCTCGCCTGGCCGTTGAGCACCGGGGTCGGGATCAGGGTCGCCGTCGTCGACTCCGGTGTCTCCGCCGACCACCCCACCCTGGCCGGGAAGGTGCTGCCCGGCCGCGACCTGCTGTCCGACTCCGACGGCGACGGCCGGTGCGACGAGAACGGCCACGGCACCCTGATCGCCGGGATCATCGCCGGCCGGGAGGCGGTCAGCGCCGGCTTCCGCTTCTACGGCGTCGCACCGGGAGCCGAGATCGTGCCGGTACGCGTACTCCGCGACCAGCGCAGGTCCGAGGAGGCCGATCTCTCCGGCCGGATCGCCGAGGCGATCCGCTGGGCGGTCGACGAGGCGGGGGCCGACGTGGTGAACCTGTCGCTGACCACCCCGCCGACCCGGCAGTTGCAGTCGGCCGTCGCGCACGCCCTGGACCGCCGGGTCGTGGTGGTCGCCGCCGCGGGCAACGCCGGCGAGTCGAACGCGCAGGCGGGGCAGCCGACCTTTCCGGCGGCCTATCCGGGGGTGCTGGCGGTGGCCGGGGTGAACGCCGCGGACGCGCACGTGCAGACGTCGACAAGCGGCGACTTCGTCGACGTGGCGGCACCCGGCGAGCGGATCGCCGGCCCGGCGGTGGCCGGCGGAGGCTACCTGTTCACCGCCGAGGGCGGCACCAGCTTCGCCGCCGGGTACGTCTCCGGGCTGGCCGCGCTGATCCGGGCGTACGACCCGACGCTCTCGCCCGAGCAGGTCGCCGACCGGATCACCCAGACCGCCGACCACCCGGACGGGCTGTGGAACTCCCAGGTGGGGCACGGGGTCGTCAACCCGGTACGCGCGGTCGGCGCGCTGCGCCCGGCCGGCGCCGCCGAACCCGGCGCCGCGGTGAGCGTGCCGCGCCCGGCCGCCCGCCCCGGCCCGCTGGGCGCGGTGAGCGCCGTCTCGGGCGTGGTCGCCGTGATCGGCGTCGCGCTGGCGGCACTCCTGCTGGCCTCGGTACCCGTCGTCCGGCGTGGCCGCCGCCGGGGCTGGCGGACGGCCCGGAAGTGA
- a CDS encoding TetR/AcrR family transcriptional regulator — protein sequence MSKGEATRQAVLAEATEVASRLGLGGLTIGSLAARLDMSKSGLFAHFRSKETLHLQVLGYARDIFTAEVVRPALRAPRGEARMRALFDNWMRSVGLAGACLFVSAATEFDDQPGPVRDQLVADHRDLADAIAQIFRTGIAEGQFDEGADPERFAHDLHSVMLGAFHARRLLHDPRTETWSRLAFEALLDAARPKSD from the coding sequence GTGAGCAAGGGTGAAGCCACCCGCCAGGCGGTGCTGGCCGAGGCGACCGAGGTCGCCAGCCGGCTCGGCCTGGGCGGCCTCACCATCGGTTCGCTCGCCGCCCGGCTCGACATGTCCAAGAGCGGCCTCTTCGCGCACTTCCGCTCCAAGGAGACGCTGCACCTCCAGGTGCTCGGTTACGCCCGGGACATCTTCACCGCCGAGGTGGTCCGCCCGGCGCTGCGCGCCCCCCGGGGCGAGGCCCGGATGCGGGCCCTCTTCGACAACTGGATGCGCAGCGTCGGCCTGGCCGGCGCCTGCCTCTTCGTCTCGGCCGCCACGGAGTTCGACGACCAGCCCGGCCCGGTCCGGGACCAGCTGGTGGCCGACCACCGGGACCTGGCCGACGCGATCGCGCAGATCTTCCGCACCGGGATCGCCGAGGGGCAGTTCGACGAGGGCGCCGACCCCGAGCGGTTCGCCCACGACCTGCACAGCGTCATGCTCGGCGCGTTCCACGCCCGCCGCCTGCTGCACGACCCGCGCACCGAGACCTGGTCCCGGCTGGCCTTCGAGGCCCTGCTCGACGCCGCCCGGCCGAAGTCCGACTGA
- a CDS encoding nucleoside hydrolase: MAEEQLVLLDTDIGNDIDDAVCLAYLLAQPRCELLGITTVTAEPEARAALASVLCRAAGRDVPILPGAAEPLASPPVQGPPPQAAALARWDHETSFEAGAAVEFLRQTIRARPGEVTLLAIGPLTNVALLFAVDPQIPALLRSLVLMGGAFGAVPGPEWNIHCDPYAAARVYGTAVPVHRSVGLDVTTRVRLDAGAFLERCANPLLRPVADMAASWFAQRPEVTFHDPLAAAVLFAPSLCTFAPGQVTVDVDAGPAAGTTTFRPVDGGVHEVAVDVRPEEALAHYFEIVNRGR, from the coding sequence ATGGCCGAAGAACAGCTCGTCCTGCTGGACACCGACATCGGCAACGACATCGACGATGCCGTCTGCCTCGCCTACCTGCTGGCGCAGCCGCGCTGCGAGCTGCTCGGCATCACCACCGTCACCGCCGAACCGGAGGCCCGGGCGGCGCTGGCCAGTGTGCTCTGCCGGGCCGCCGGCCGGGACGTGCCGATCCTGCCCGGAGCCGCCGAGCCGCTGGCCAGCCCGCCGGTGCAGGGGCCGCCGCCGCAGGCCGCCGCGCTGGCCCGGTGGGACCACGAGACGTCCTTCGAAGCCGGGGCGGCGGTGGAGTTCCTGCGGCAGACGATCCGCGCCCGACCGGGCGAGGTGACCCTGCTGGCGATCGGGCCGCTGACGAACGTGGCCCTGCTCTTCGCGGTGGACCCGCAGATCCCGGCCCTGCTCCGCTCGCTGGTGCTGATGGGTGGCGCGTTCGGCGCCGTACCGGGTCCGGAGTGGAACATCCACTGCGACCCGTACGCGGCCGCCCGGGTCTACGGCACCGCCGTGCCGGTGCACCGCTCGGTCGGCCTCGACGTCACCACCCGGGTACGGCTGGACGCCGGGGCGTTCCTGGAGCGCTGCGCGAACCCGCTGCTGCGGCCGGTGGCCGACATGGCGGCCTCCTGGTTCGCGCAGCGGCCGGAGGTCACCTTCCACGACCCGCTGGCCGCGGCGGTGCTCTTCGCGCCCTCGCTCTGCACCTTCGCACCGGGCCAGGTGACCGTCGACGTCGACGCCGGGCCGGCGGCCGGCACCACCACCTTCCGGCCGGTGGACGGCGGCGTGCACGAGGTCGCCGTCGACGTCCGCCCGGAGGAGGCCCTGGCGCACTACTTCGAGATCGTCAACCGGGGCCGCTGA
- the msrB gene encoding peptide-methionine (R)-S-oxide reductase MsrB: MSKEYRKDPEAVSRLTEQQYHVTQESGTEPPFRNAYWDSKEPGIYVDVVSGEPLFASVDKYDSGTGWPSFTAPIEAANVVEIADASYGMVRTEVRSAHGDSHLGHLFDDGPRDRGGRRYCMNSASLRFVPLADLEREGYGEYRRLFDGADG, encoded by the coding sequence GTGTCGAAGGAGTACCGCAAGGACCCGGAGGCCGTTTCCCGGCTGACCGAGCAGCAGTACCACGTCACGCAGGAGAGCGGGACGGAACCGCCGTTCCGGAACGCCTACTGGGACAGCAAGGAGCCGGGCATCTACGTCGACGTCGTCTCCGGCGAGCCGCTGTTCGCCTCGGTCGACAAGTACGACAGCGGCACCGGCTGGCCGAGCTTCACCGCCCCGATCGAGGCGGCGAACGTCGTCGAGATCGCCGACGCCAGCTACGGGATGGTCCGGACCGAGGTGCGGTCGGCGCACGGGGACAGCCACCTCGGGCATCTCTTCGACGACGGCCCACGGGACCGGGGCGGGAGGCGGTACTGCATGAACTCCGCGTCGCTGCGCTTCGTACCGCTGGCGGACCTGGAGCGCGAGGGCTACGGCGAGTACCGCCGGCTCTTCGACGGCGCCGACGGCTGA
- a CDS encoding alpha/beta fold hydrolase, with the protein MASPSTRGKKSTIVRSFQQTVVTIGLRAAFRTLEHLAPDVGGRLALRLWCTPPRRRTVPGATPPPGTGGATTFTGPHDGAAFSLEVDGGTVTGRVWGSGPLVYLAHGWGGSAGQLHGFVPTLVAAGYRVVSWDALSHGRSGPGALGPHRATLAEFADVLAAVVRAHGPAHAVIAHSLGASATGVAVLDGLPVGRLVMIAPLADPLPYIRVFQHRLGIGPVVGERLVAAMESLVGRSITDYDLLSRARRSAGLPPLLVIHDRRDREVIPADGAATAAAWPGRLYRTSGLGHGRILADPEVVRRAVDFVRQTGPDSTLPADTAPPADNPLPADTAPPADNPLPADTAPPADNPLPADTAPPADNPVPADSAVPSGLDQIPGIPVERAHPMSQGAA; encoded by the coding sequence ATGGCCAGTCCATCTACCCGAGGCAAAAAAAGCACGATCGTTCGTTCGTTTCAGCAGACTGTCGTCACCATCGGGTTACGGGCTGCCTTCCGTACCCTGGAACACCTGGCGCCGGACGTCGGAGGCCGGCTCGCGCTGCGGCTCTGGTGCACCCCGCCCCGCCGGCGCACCGTCCCCGGCGCGACTCCGCCGCCCGGAACCGGCGGCGCCACCACCTTCACCGGCCCGCACGACGGGGCCGCCTTCTCGCTCGAGGTCGACGGCGGTACGGTCACCGGCCGGGTCTGGGGCAGCGGCCCGCTCGTCTATCTCGCGCACGGCTGGGGCGGCTCCGCCGGCCAACTGCACGGATTCGTCCCCACGCTGGTGGCGGCCGGCTACCGGGTGGTCAGCTGGGACGCGCTCAGCCACGGCCGCTCCGGACCGGGGGCGCTCGGCCCACACCGGGCGACGCTCGCCGAGTTCGCCGACGTGCTCGCGGCGGTCGTCCGGGCGCACGGCCCGGCGCACGCCGTGATCGCCCACTCGCTGGGCGCCAGCGCGACCGGGGTCGCCGTGCTGGACGGACTGCCGGTGGGCCGGCTGGTGATGATCGCCCCGCTGGCCGACCCACTCCCCTACATCCGGGTGTTCCAGCACAGGCTCGGCATCGGGCCGGTCGTCGGTGAGCGGCTGGTCGCCGCGATGGAGTCGCTGGTCGGCCGTTCGATCACCGACTACGACCTGCTCTCCCGGGCCCGCCGCTCCGCTGGACTGCCGCCGCTGCTGGTGATCCACGACCGCCGGGACCGCGAGGTGATCCCGGCCGACGGTGCCGCGACGGCCGCCGCCTGGCCCGGCCGGCTGTACCGCACCAGCGGGCTCGGGCACGGCCGGATCCTCGCCGACCCCGAGGTCGTACGCCGGGCCGTCGACTTCGTCCGGCAGACCGGCCCCGACAGCACGCTCCCGGCCGACACCGCACCCCCGGCCGACAACCCGCTCCCGGCCGACACCGCACCCCCGGCCGACAACCCGCTCCCGGCCGACACCGCACCCCCGGCCGACAACCCGCTCCCGGCCGACACCGCACCCCCGGCCGACAACCCGGTCCCGGCCGACAGCGCGGTCCCGAGCGGCCTCGACCAGATCCCCGGGATACCCGTGGAGCGGGCGCATCCGATGTCCCAGGGGGCCGCCTGA
- the eccD gene encoding type VII secretion integral membrane protein EccD — MASGFSRVTVVAPRNRVDLALPADVPLADLLPTVLSWAGDALADDSAARNGWTLSRLGGAALDSSRTPAQLEVRDGELLYLRPRGEEAPLPVFDDVVDAVATAAQRRTGRWSPAATRALGLTLGVVALLGGAVAVLLAGPPQLPGGLVGLGLAAALLLGAVVLARAVGDPQSATVLALVALCHAAVGGLLVLAGDRTVGQLAPPHVLVAATAVVLVAAAAAIGVGDAGPVFLCGAAGAVALLVAAAIRVLFGVGTPAAAAITVTLAFATLPLLPMFAYRLGRLPVSPVPTDPEQLRQDVHTVDGHETFARADRADAFLASLLSALSLIGAVAAVAVAADGIAGLALCAVLGLTMMARARWFLGRAQRLPLLGAGAVALTAAVVAAYDDLGLVWRLTLLLGVLLLVAAISVGFALAAGRRPGSPIWGRTLDIVEVLLVLAVFPLAVWVSGLLDWIRAIRG; from the coding sequence GTGGCCAGTGGGTTCAGCCGGGTCACGGTGGTAGCTCCACGCAACCGCGTCGATCTCGCGCTACCCGCGGACGTACCCCTGGCCGACCTGTTGCCGACGGTGCTCAGCTGGGCGGGCGACGCCCTGGCCGACGATTCGGCGGCGCGCAACGGCTGGACGCTGTCCCGGCTCGGCGGTGCGGCGCTGGACAGCTCGCGCACCCCGGCCCAACTCGAGGTACGCGACGGCGAGCTGCTCTACCTGCGTCCCCGGGGCGAGGAGGCGCCGCTGCCGGTCTTCGACGACGTGGTGGACGCCGTCGCCACCGCCGCACAGCGACGTACCGGCCGGTGGAGCCCGGCCGCCACCCGGGCGCTCGGGCTGACCCTCGGGGTGGTGGCCCTGCTCGGCGGCGCGGTCGCGGTACTGCTGGCCGGGCCGCCGCAACTGCCCGGCGGCCTGGTCGGACTCGGCCTCGCCGCCGCCCTGCTGCTCGGCGCGGTGGTGCTGGCCCGGGCCGTGGGCGATCCACAGAGCGCCACCGTCCTCGCCCTGGTGGCGCTCTGCCACGCGGCGGTCGGCGGGCTGCTGGTGCTCGCCGGTGACCGGACCGTCGGCCAGCTCGCCCCGCCGCACGTGCTGGTCGCCGCGACCGCTGTGGTGCTGGTGGCGGCGGCCGCCGCGATCGGCGTCGGCGACGCCGGGCCGGTCTTCCTGTGCGGTGCTGCCGGTGCGGTGGCGCTGCTGGTGGCCGCCGCGATCCGGGTGCTCTTCGGGGTGGGCACCCCGGCGGCGGCGGCGATCACCGTCACCCTGGCCTTCGCCACGCTCCCGCTGCTGCCGATGTTCGCCTACCGGCTCGGCCGGCTGCCGGTCTCGCCGGTGCCGACCGACCCGGAGCAGCTGCGCCAGGACGTCCACACGGTCGACGGCCACGAGACGTTCGCCCGGGCCGACCGGGCCGACGCCTTCCTGGCCAGCCTGCTCAGCGCGCTGTCGCTGATCGGTGCGGTGGCCGCCGTCGCGGTGGCCGCCGACGGGATCGCCGGACTGGCGCTCTGCGCCGTGCTGGGACTGACGATGATGGCCCGGGCCCGCTGGTTCCTCGGCCGGGCGCAGCGGCTGCCGCTGCTCGGCGCGGGAGCCGTGGCCCTGACCGCCGCCGTGGTCGCCGCCTACGACGACCTGGGACTGGTGTGGCGGCTGACGCTGCTGCTCGGGGTACTGCTGCTGGTCGCCGCGATCAGTGTCGGCTTCGCGCTGGCCGCCGGGCGCCGGCCGGGTTCGCCGATCTGGGGACGCACTCTCGACATCGTCGAGGTTCTGCTCGTCCTCGCCGTATTCCCGCTGGCGGTGTGGGTCAGCGGGCTGCTCGACTGGATCCGCGCGATCCGAGGCTGA
- a CDS encoding DUF899 family protein: MAKPPVVDHPSWRRALDELRVREKAATRELDAIAAERRRLPMVKMPEYTLVGAEGPVRLVEIFEGRSQLIVYNHMWDPDAEWQCGGCTSLTSSYTRLDFLDNYDARFVIVTQGPIEAALAYAERVGNTMTWYSTADSPFGADVDAPPGGGFAVNVFLRDGETVYRTWHTTGRGVEQLTFTFPLADVLPYGRREEWQDSPEGWPQGPTFNAWLDSPDIARLYGRVS; this comes from the coding sequence ATGGCCAAGCCACCCGTCGTGGACCATCCCAGCTGGCGCAGGGCGCTCGACGAGCTGCGCGTACGCGAGAAGGCGGCCACCCGGGAACTCGACGCCATCGCCGCCGAGCGACGAAGACTCCCGATGGTGAAGATGCCCGAATACACCCTGGTCGGCGCCGAGGGACCAGTTCGGCTCGTCGAGATCTTCGAGGGCAGGTCGCAGTTGATCGTCTACAACCACATGTGGGACCCGGACGCCGAGTGGCAGTGCGGCGGCTGCACCAGTCTCACCTCGTCGTACACCCGGCTGGACTTCCTCGACAACTACGACGCACGGTTCGTCATCGTCACCCAGGGCCCGATCGAGGCGGCCCTCGCCTACGCCGAACGCGTCGGCAACACGATGACGTGGTACTCCACCGCCGACAGCCCGTTCGGGGCAGACGTCGACGCGCCGCCCGGCGGCGGCTTCGCGGTCAACGTCTTCCTGCGTGACGGCGAGACCGTCTACCGCACCTGGCACACGACCGGTCGCGGCGTCGAACAGCTCACCTTCACGTTTCCGCTGGCCGATGTGCTGCCCTACGGACGGCGGGAGGAGTGGCAGGACTCTCCCGAAGGCTGGCCGCAGGGACCGACCTTCAACGCCTGGCTCGACTCCCCCGACATCGCCCGGCTCTACGGTCGGGTGTCCTGA
- a CDS encoding BTAD domain-containing putative transcriptional regulator: MRIQLLGPVRAWRDGEPLDLGPSARRVVLSLLALAGGKPLLRAELMSGLWYDREPPTSAANVIQTHVKHLRRLLEPERRPRDRGNVLRLVGDGYALHLPDAGLDVTRFRQRIGTAATAQRCGQFDRAAELLGEALALWHGPPLADIPTLASHPKVVALAGERQAALGRYGEVMIAAGRSAEGLPILAEAAVAAPLDEAAHARLIRAYHAAGRRGQAFAAYHEVRRRLADDLGVVPGPELAAAHAALLHDEEAGVRPPRPESVTVTAARSAPRPAQLPADLAEFAGRTTELARLDGLLDRATRPPGPAATVVAAVSGTAGVGKTTLAVHWAHRVAHRFPDGQLYVNLRGFDPVGPAVQPAEAVRQFLDALGVPAERIPTDLDAQAALYRSQMFHRRMLVLLDNARDAAQLRPLLPGGPGCLVLVTSRARLADLVAIEGAGPVPVGPLPAREARELLLRRIGGDRAGDEPQAVAEILARCAGLPLALAIVAARVATDPDLSLADLANQLRRGADRLDALSTGDPTTDLRAVFSWSYRSLRPAAARLFRLIGLHPGPDLSAAAAASLAGRPPAEVRETLAELTRANLLGQRSDGRYTPHDLLRAYAAEMAERTDSEPRRRGAVDRLIDHYVQSGNAADELLRTEPSPVPPGRPGPGVTPERPGEHQRALDWFAAERVVLLAVLDYAAGTGRDAQTWQLAWALGTYLDRSSHWYDLVGTQRAAVAAARRLADPTAQAVAHRFLARAYTRLARLDDADAQLRHALVLYRDAGDQAGQGHTHLNLSLMWERRGGLAEALDHARQGLDLLRAAGNRHGEARALNAVGWCHTLLADHSSALAYCERALVRLQELDDRGGQANTWGSLGRVHHHLGDRSRSLRCYDHALRLFRTIGDRHLEGITLSHVGDTHHAFGDPRAAGDVWREALQVLHEVDHVEAGRVRGKLAALDEPSRIVGTGVGADGSGARPW, encoded by the coding sequence GTGCGGATTCAGCTGCTCGGTCCGGTGCGGGCCTGGCGCGACGGTGAACCGCTCGACCTGGGGCCTTCGGCCCGACGGGTGGTGCTCAGCCTGCTGGCGCTGGCCGGCGGCAAGCCGCTGCTGCGCGCCGAACTCATGAGTGGACTCTGGTACGACCGGGAGCCGCCGACCAGCGCGGCCAACGTCATCCAGACCCACGTCAAGCACCTGCGCCGGCTGCTGGAGCCGGAGCGGCGACCCCGGGACCGGGGTAACGTGCTCCGGCTCGTCGGCGACGGCTACGCGCTGCACCTGCCGGACGCCGGGCTGGACGTCACACGGTTCCGGCAGCGGATCGGCACCGCCGCCACCGCACAGCGGTGCGGGCAGTTCGACCGGGCGGCGGAACTGCTCGGCGAGGCGTTGGCCCTGTGGCACGGTCCACCACTGGCCGACATCCCGACCCTGGCCAGCCACCCGAAGGTGGTCGCGCTGGCCGGCGAACGGCAGGCGGCCCTCGGCCGGTACGGCGAGGTGATGATCGCCGCCGGCCGGTCCGCCGAGGGACTGCCGATCCTGGCCGAGGCGGCGGTCGCCGCACCGCTGGACGAGGCGGCACACGCCCGGCTGATCCGGGCGTACCACGCGGCTGGGCGGCGGGGGCAGGCGTTCGCGGCGTACCACGAGGTGCGCCGGCGGCTCGCCGACGACCTGGGCGTGGTGCCCGGCCCGGAGCTGGCGGCCGCACACGCCGCGCTGCTGCACGACGAGGAGGCGGGCGTCCGGCCGCCCCGCCCGGAGAGCGTGACCGTGACCGCCGCGCGGAGCGCGCCCAGGCCGGCGCAGCTTCCGGCGGACCTGGCCGAGTTCGCCGGCCGGACGACCGAGTTGGCCCGGCTCGACGGGCTGCTGGACCGGGCGACCCGGCCACCGGGACCGGCCGCCACGGTGGTCGCCGCGGTCTCCGGCACGGCCGGCGTCGGCAAGACCACCCTGGCGGTGCACTGGGCACACCGGGTGGCGCACCGGTTCCCCGACGGCCAGCTCTACGTCAACCTGCGCGGCTTCGACCCGGTTGGCCCGGCGGTGCAGCCGGCCGAGGCGGTGCGGCAGTTCCTCGACGCGCTCGGAGTTCCCGCCGAACGGATCCCGACCGACCTCGACGCCCAGGCCGCGCTCTACCGCAGCCAGATGTTCCACCGCAGGATGCTGGTGCTGCTGGACAACGCCCGGGACGCCGCCCAGCTCCGCCCGCTGCTGCCCGGCGGCCCCGGCTGCCTGGTCCTGGTCACCAGCCGGGCCCGGCTGGCCGACCTGGTCGCGATCGAGGGCGCCGGACCGGTGCCGGTCGGTCCGTTGCCTGCCCGGGAGGCCCGGGAGCTGCTGCTGCGGCGGATCGGCGGGGACCGGGCCGGCGACGAACCCCAGGCGGTGGCCGAGATCCTGGCCCGGTGCGCCGGGCTGCCGCTGGCGCTGGCGATCGTGGCCGCCCGGGTCGCCACCGACCCGGACCTCTCGCTGGCCGACCTCGCCAACCAGCTGCGCCGGGGCGCCGACCGGCTCGACGCGCTCAGCACCGGTGACCCGACCACCGACCTGCGGGCGGTCTTCTCCTGGTCGTACCGCTCCCTCCGCCCCGCCGCCGCCCGACTGTTCCGGCTGATCGGCCTGCATCCGGGCCCGGACCTGTCGGCCGCCGCCGCGGCGAGTCTGGCCGGCCGGCCACCCGCCGAGGTACGCGAGACGCTCGCCGAACTGACCCGCGCGAACCTGCTCGGGCAACGTTCCGACGGCCGGTACACCCCGCACGACCTGCTGCGGGCGTACGCGGCCGAGATGGCCGAGCGGACCGACTCGGAGCCGCGCCGCCGGGGCGCCGTGGACCGGCTGATCGACCACTACGTGCAGAGCGGCAACGCCGCCGACGAACTGCTGCGCACCGAGCCGAGCCCGGTCCCACCCGGCCGGCCCGGTCCGGGGGTGACCCCGGAACGTCCCGGCGAGCACCAGCGGGCACTGGACTGGTTCGCCGCCGAACGCGTCGTGCTGCTGGCCGTGCTGGACTACGCCGCCGGCACCGGACGCGACGCGCAGACCTGGCAGCTCGCCTGGGCGCTCGGCACCTACCTGGACCGCAGCAGCCACTGGTACGACCTGGTCGGCACCCAGCGGGCCGCGGTGGCCGCCGCCCGCCGGCTGGCCGACCCGACGGCGCAGGCTGTCGCGCACCGCTTCCTCGCCCGCGCGTACACCCGGCTGGCCCGGCTCGACGACGCCGACGCCCAGCTCCGGCACGCCCTGGTGCTCTACCGGGACGCCGGCGACCAGGCCGGGCAGGGCCACACCCACCTGAACCTGTCGCTGATGTGGGAGCGCCGGGGCGGGCTCGCCGAGGCGCTCGACCACGCCCGGCAGGGTCTCGACCTCCTCCGGGCCGCCGGCAACCGGCACGGGGAGGCACGGGCGCTGAACGCGGTCGGCTGGTGCCACACCCTGCTGGCGGACCACTCCTCGGCGCTGGCCTACTGCGAGCGGGCCCTCGTGCGGCTCCAGGAACTCGACGACCGCGGCGGCCAGGCCAACACCTGGGGCAGCCTGGGCCGGGTCCACCACCACCTCGGCGACCGGTCCCGGTCGCTGCGCTGCTACGACCACGCGCTGCGGCTGTTCCGGACGATCGGCGACCGCCACCTGGAGGGCATCACGCTGTCGCACGTTGGCGACACCCACCACGCTTTTGGCGACCCGCGCGCCGCCGGGGACGTCTGGCGGGAGGCGTTGCAGGTGCTCCACGAGGTGGACCACGTCGAGGCGGGCAGGGTACGCGGCAAGCTCGCCGCGCTGGACGAGCCGAGCCGGATCGTCGGCACCGGGGTCGGCGCCGACGGCTCCGGCGCACGCCCCTGGTGA